One window from the genome of Cryobacterium sp. GrIS_2_6 encodes:
- a CDS encoding glucose 1-dehydrogenase, producing MGRVQGKVALISGGARGMGASHARRLIAEGAQVVIGDLLDTEGEAMATELGPSARYVHLNVTDADDWSAAVLFAVETFSGLDILVNNAGIASAAPIESFPIDVWTRTIEINLTGTFLGMRAAIPALSRRGGGSIINVSSVEGLLGSAGLHAYVASKFGVRGITKSVALDVAPLGIRVNSIHPGFIETAMTKSLDVDMVEIPLRRGAKPEEVSSLVLYLASDESSYSTGAEFVIDGGLTIGIPHN from the coding sequence ATGGGTCGCGTTCAAGGCAAAGTGGCACTGATCAGTGGCGGTGCCCGCGGAATGGGAGCATCCCACGCGCGTCGGCTGATCGCCGAGGGAGCGCAGGTGGTCATCGGAGACCTCCTCGACACCGAGGGCGAGGCCATGGCGACCGAGCTCGGCCCGTCCGCGCGCTACGTGCACCTCAACGTCACCGACGCAGACGACTGGTCTGCCGCTGTCCTGTTCGCCGTGGAAACCTTCAGCGGGCTGGATATTCTCGTCAACAACGCCGGAATCGCGAGCGCCGCGCCGATCGAGAGCTTCCCGATCGACGTCTGGACCCGCACCATCGAGATCAACCTGACGGGGACCTTTCTCGGCATGCGAGCGGCCATTCCTGCGCTCTCACGCCGCGGTGGCGGCTCGATCATCAACGTCTCATCGGTCGAGGGCCTCCTCGGCAGTGCGGGCCTGCACGCCTACGTCGCGTCGAAGTTCGGCGTGCGTGGCATCACGAAGTCGGTCGCCCTCGACGTGGCGCCCCTCGGCATCCGCGTGAACTCGATCCACCCGGGCTTCATCGAGACGGCCATGACGAAGTCCCTGGACGTCGACATGGTTGAGATCCCGTTGCGCCGTGGCGCAAAGCCCGAGGAAGTCTCGAGCCTGGTGCTGTACCTCGCGAGCGACGAGTCGAGCTACTCGACCGGCGCAGAGTTCGTCATCGACGGCGGCCTCACGATCGGCATCCCACACAACTGA
- a CDS encoding alpha/beta hydrolase encodes MTILVTRASNRKAAPASPTTLEPTGKNVTETRRDGYCPFPLSTDARAFGLTTSSMRLGSGTHAVRHGRRTGSDTATVLLHGAAGSWTTWTPLLSAATNGGSTGSTGRVPSGALALTDLIIPDLPGWGDSEPADSSGRHSIRPAQGITTVAASIAETVRALGYERWHVVGHSLGGFLALELAALEPAATVSVSLVSATTFSVVDSVRHPLTRFTLLPGYTALLGVMRALAVAEPAGRGLVRWLNRVGALRGLTAPLFSRVDAVPASVISALATDVRPRAFAEASALAGAHDPERSWARITCPVRAIQGDADIFVADSDRARLAAVIPGFVSRTITGTGHFAHIEKPFAALEALEALKALSSLRESALSALKPMAV; translated from the coding sequence ATGACCATCCTGGTGACACGAGCTTCCAACCGAAAGGCGGCGCCCGCCTCGCCGACGACTCTCGAGCCGACCGGTAAGAACGTGACCGAAACGCGGCGAGATGGGTATTGCCCGTTCCCGCTCTCGACCGACGCACGGGCCTTCGGCCTCACCACGAGTTCGATGCGCCTCGGCTCCGGTACGCATGCCGTGCGGCACGGCCGCCGCACAGGCAGCGACACGGCGACGGTTCTGCTGCACGGGGCTGCCGGCTCCTGGACGACGTGGACCCCGCTCCTTTCGGCGGCGACGAACGGCGGTTCGACGGGCTCGACGGGACGCGTTCCGTCCGGCGCACTCGCCCTGACCGACCTGATCATTCCCGACCTGCCCGGCTGGGGCGACAGCGAACCAGCGGATTCCTCCGGCCGGCACTCCATCCGGCCTGCCCAGGGCATCACAACCGTCGCGGCCTCGATCGCCGAAACTGTCCGTGCACTCGGCTACGAGCGCTGGCACGTCGTCGGGCACTCGCTCGGCGGATTCCTCGCCCTCGAACTGGCCGCACTCGAACCTGCCGCAACCGTGTCGGTCTCCCTCGTCTCTGCGACGACGTTCTCGGTGGTCGACAGCGTGCGGCATCCGCTCACCAGGTTCACCCTGTTGCCCGGGTACACGGCCCTGCTCGGCGTCATGCGCGCCCTCGCGGTCGCCGAGCCAGCCGGCCGCGGCCTTGTGCGCTGGCTCAACAGGGTGGGTGCGTTGCGCGGGCTCACCGCGCCGCTGTTCAGCCGGGTCGACGCCGTACCCGCGAGCGTGATCTCGGCTCTCGCGACGGACGTCCGCCCGCGGGCGTTCGCCGAGGCATCCGCCCTCGCCGGAGCCCATGACCCGGAACGGTCCTGGGCCCGCATCACTTGCCCGGTGCGCGCGATTCAGGGCGATGCGGACATCTTCGTCGCCGATTCGGACCGCGCCCGGCTCGCCGCCGTCATTCCCGGGTTCGTCTCGCGAACGATCACGGGCACAGGTCACTTCGCCCACATCGAGAAGCCCTTCGCCGCCCTCGAAGCCCTCGAAGCCCTCAAAGCCCTGAGCAGCCTCCGAGAGAGTGCACTTTCGGCCCTTAAACCGATGGCGGTTTAA
- a CDS encoding alkene reductase, with translation MTLFSPLTLGDLHLPNRLVMAPLTRTRAGLDGIPGPMVIEHYRQRASLGLIVSEGVYPSHAGQGYTGQPGLVTAEQVDGWRSVASAVHEAGGLIVAQVMHAGRVSHDLVNGGFDVVAPSAIAIEGETHTPEGKKPYPVPHALTEAELPGIVAEFVRASQNAIAAGLDGVEIHSANGYLLHEFLSPASNQRTDAHGGSPANRARFVIEVATAVAAAIGGGRVGIRISPEHNIQDVLETDAAETLATYTALVDGLAPLGLAYLSVLHKDPTGDLIQGLRAPFGGPLLINTGFGTVTTRAEAIAILADDVADAVVVGRAVIANPDLVHRWRDDLPLNALDPQTLYGSTAAGYTDYPALATAAAE, from the coding sequence GTGACCCTGTTCTCCCCGCTGACCCTCGGCGACCTGCACCTGCCGAACCGACTCGTGATGGCGCCGCTGACCCGAACCCGGGCGGGCCTCGACGGCATCCCCGGACCGATGGTCATCGAGCACTATCGCCAGCGCGCGTCCCTCGGCCTGATCGTGTCGGAGGGGGTCTACCCGAGCCACGCCGGACAGGGCTACACCGGCCAGCCGGGACTCGTCACCGCCGAGCAGGTCGACGGCTGGCGTTCCGTCGCGTCGGCCGTGCATGAGGCCGGCGGCCTCATCGTCGCCCAGGTCATGCACGCCGGCCGGGTCTCGCACGACCTCGTCAACGGCGGCTTCGACGTCGTCGCGCCGAGCGCGATCGCGATCGAGGGCGAGACGCACACCCCGGAGGGCAAGAAGCCATACCCCGTTCCGCACGCGCTGACCGAGGCCGAACTCCCCGGAATCGTCGCGGAATTCGTGCGGGCGTCGCAGAACGCCATCGCAGCAGGGCTCGACGGCGTCGAGATCCACAGTGCCAACGGCTACCTCCTGCACGAGTTCCTGTCACCGGCATCGAACCAGCGCACGGATGCCCACGGTGGTTCGCCCGCGAACCGCGCCCGCTTCGTGATCGAGGTCGCGACCGCTGTTGCCGCCGCGATCGGCGGCGGCCGGGTCGGGATCCGCATCTCTCCGGAGCACAACATCCAGGACGTGCTCGAGACGGATGCCGCTGAGACGCTCGCGACTTACACCGCCCTCGTGGACGGACTCGCCCCGCTCGGCCTCGCCTACCTCAGCGTGCTGCACAAGGACCCGACCGGCGACCTGATCCAGGGACTGCGCGCGCCCTTCGGCGGACCGCTCCTGATCAACACCGGCTTCGGCACCGTCACGACCCGGGCCGAGGCCATTGCGATCCTGGCCGATGACGTTGCCGACGCCGTCGTCGTGGGGCGCGCCGTCATCGCCAACCCCGACCTCGTGCACCGCTGGCGCGACGACCTGCCGCTCAACGCCCTCGACCCGCAGACCCTCTACGGCAGCACAGCCGCCGGCTACACGGACTACCCGGCGCTCGCCACCGCCGCCGCGGAGTAA
- a CDS encoding DDE-type integrase/transposase/recombinase, whose amino-acid sequence MARSTWQYRQKPRARVPEPIAQKDRAYLSRIPTTDRKVIAEQITTGWTAGHSVDHTFASVWDQGVMLAGRRSWWRIAADLTDQSTRPVVPTGRGSRTPRQKPVLVATGPGQVWSWDITDLRCPWRGTTFKAYSIIDIYSRTIVGWRVEERESDHLAVEMFQSAFDQYGTPKFVHADSGPAMRSGALADLLAEHKVTKTHNRPYVSNDNPFSESEFRTMKYRPNYPGTFESLQAARDHLAEYVPWYNTTHKHSGIALFTPQQVHDGSWKQAHRIRDMALQTYHQNHPERFHSRPTTPAPAGTVGINIPKETVKS is encoded by the coding sequence GTGGCCCGCTCAACGTGGCAGTACCGGCAGAAGCCCCGCGCCCGGGTGCCCGAACCCATCGCGCAGAAAGACCGCGCGTACTTGTCCCGGATCCCCACGACGGATCGGAAGGTGATCGCGGAACAGATCACGACGGGGTGGACGGCGGGGCATTCCGTCGATCACACCTTTGCGAGCGTCTGGGACCAGGGTGTGATGCTCGCCGGGCGCCGGTCCTGGTGGCGGATCGCCGCCGACCTCACCGATCAGAGCACCCGCCCCGTCGTGCCCACCGGGCGTGGGTCTCGAACACCCCGCCAGAAGCCGGTGCTGGTAGCGACCGGGCCTGGGCAGGTGTGGTCCTGGGACATCACCGACCTCCGCTGCCCGTGGCGGGGCACAACGTTCAAGGCGTATTCCATCATCGATATCTACTCGCGCACGATCGTCGGCTGGCGGGTCGAGGAACGCGAGAGCGACCACCTCGCCGTGGAGATGTTCCAGAGCGCGTTCGACCAATACGGCACCCCCAAGTTCGTGCACGCCGATTCCGGGCCCGCGATGCGTTCGGGCGCTCTGGCCGATCTCCTCGCCGAGCACAAGGTGACTAAAACCCACAACCGGCCCTATGTGTCCAACGACAACCCGTTCTCCGAGTCTGAATTTCGCACAATGAAGTACCGGCCCAACTACCCCGGAACGTTCGAGAGTCTTCAGGCCGCCCGCGACCACCTGGCCGAGTACGTGCCTTGGTACAACACGACCCACAAGCATTCCGGCATCGCGTTATTCACGCCCCAGCAAGTCCACGACGGCTCCTGGAAGCAGGCCCACCGCATCCGCGACATGGCACTGCAGACCTACCACCAGAACCACCCGGAACGATTCCACTCGCGGCCGACTACACCCGCACCAGCCGGCACCGTTGGAATCAACATCCCCAAGGAAACTGTCAAAAGCTAG
- a CDS encoding aminotransferase class I/II-fold pyridoxal phosphate-dependent enzyme, with the protein MHGSPETVPTAAMSGAWRRTARGAGLLGADGTIAATIFAEMSALAVRTGAINLGQGFPDEDGPIEVLDAARQAITDGLNQYPPGRGFPVLLDAIARHQQRFYGLSVDQETEVLVTAGATEALAATILALIEPGDEVVTFEPFYDAYGGLIALGGGIHRTVRLHAPDFQPDLDELSAVITDRTRLILVNNPHNPTGTVFSRETLEFIVRLAEQHNAIIVTDEVYEHLTFGVQHLPVATLPGAFERTVTISSGGKTFNTTGWKIGWLTAPAALVTAVLAVKQFLTYVNGAPFQPAIARGLDLPDSYFTGIAASLQGKRDVLERGLVAAGFAVSRPRGSYFIVADAAPLGYEDGADFCRDLPALAGVVAVPIGAFCSPEHRPQYASLVRFAFCKKVDLLEQAAARLAGLRPAAR; encoded by the coding sequence ATGCACGGCTCCCCCGAGACAGTTCCGACCGCGGCCATGTCGGGCGCCTGGCGCCGGACGGCCCGTGGTGCCGGCCTGCTGGGCGCGGACGGCACGATCGCCGCCACCATCTTCGCCGAGATGAGCGCGCTCGCCGTCCGCACCGGCGCGATCAATCTCGGCCAGGGGTTCCCGGATGAGGACGGACCCATCGAGGTTCTCGACGCCGCCCGACAGGCCATCACGGACGGGCTCAACCAGTACCCGCCGGGCCGCGGCTTCCCCGTTCTTCTCGACGCGATCGCCCGCCACCAGCAGCGTTTCTACGGCCTCAGTGTCGACCAGGAGACCGAGGTCCTCGTGACCGCGGGGGCGACAGAGGCGCTCGCTGCGACGATCCTCGCCCTGATCGAGCCCGGCGACGAGGTCGTGACGTTCGAACCGTTCTATGACGCGTACGGCGGCCTCATCGCACTCGGCGGCGGCATCCATCGCACCGTGCGCCTGCACGCGCCGGACTTCCAGCCGGATCTCGACGAGCTCAGTGCGGTGATCACCGATCGCACCCGCCTCATACTCGTGAACAACCCGCACAATCCGACCGGGACCGTGTTCTCCCGCGAGACGCTCGAGTTCATCGTGCGGCTCGCCGAACAGCACAACGCGATCATCGTCACCGACGAGGTCTACGAACACCTCACCTTCGGTGTGCAGCACCTGCCCGTCGCGACGCTTCCGGGGGCTTTCGAGCGCACCGTGACGATCTCCTCCGGCGGGAAGACCTTCAACACGACCGGATGGAAGATCGGCTGGCTGACAGCACCCGCCGCGCTCGTGACGGCGGTCCTCGCGGTCAAGCAGTTCCTGACCTACGTGAACGGTGCGCCGTTCCAGCCGGCGATCGCCAGGGGGCTCGATCTCCCGGACTCGTATTTCACCGGCATCGCGGCCTCGCTGCAGGGCAAGCGTGACGTCCTCGAGCGCGGCCTGGTCGCCGCGGGCTTTGCCGTGTCGCGCCCGCGCGGTTCGTATTTCATAGTGGCGGATGCCGCCCCGCTCGGATACGAGGACGGCGCGGACTTCTGCCGCGACCTTCCCGCCCTCGCCGGCGTCGTCGCCGTGCCGATCGGTGCGTTCTGCAGTCCGGAACACCGGCCGCAGTATGCCTCGCTCGTGCGCTTCGCCTTCTGCAAAAAGGTGGACCTGCTGGAGCAGGCTGCCGCTCGGCTCGCCGGCCTGCGCCCGGCCGCCCGGTAG
- a CDS encoding trypsin-like peptidase domain-containing protein, translating to MTEHPQDPDINRDRPADDVPSDAGQAAASGQPANAAVPADTTGYPAPAANADNTTEVVGFPQAAQPVAEQPQSVVAQQASAPADVQAAQAQQQPVANASNQVTQPTLSYATDAFGRPLGGADGSVPPHFAASAAPFSYAPQGGGPNGPTGPSSAPHPKDPARRRAGLSLVAALAIGALIGGASGAGVMALLSGGQGNGTPVSQAQGSSTVVVNNTESVNQITAATAKAMPSVVTINATSGTSGGTGSGVVLTSDGYVLTNTHVVTLDGASADATLEVTASDGKVYKATIVGTDPISDLAVVKLTNASGLTPINWADSSKLNIGDTTIAIGAPLGLSGTVTDGIVSALNRSISIASSAAPTTDTPDTTAPSTDNPYFWNFDLPNKDGSAQSTTPSTTSSISLSVIQTDAAINPGNSGGALLNSKGELIGINVAIANAGGSSSSGTAAGSIGVGFSIPSNLAKRVSDELIANGKATHGLLGASITSATSDTSSTVGALVSEVSSGGAAEKAGLKKGDVVTKFNGVPITDAKDLTAQVRVLAAGATAELVYVRDGKSYTVTVTVGELSS from the coding sequence ATGACCGAACACCCTCAGGACCCAGACATTAATCGAGATCGTCCCGCTGACGACGTGCCCTCCGACGCCGGCCAGGCCGCCGCGTCCGGACAACCGGCCAACGCCGCCGTCCCCGCCGATACCACCGGGTACCCGGCCCCCGCCGCGAACGCGGACAACACGACCGAGGTCGTCGGCTTCCCGCAGGCCGCGCAGCCGGTTGCAGAGCAGCCGCAAAGCGTGGTCGCCCAGCAGGCGTCCGCCCCCGCCGACGTCCAGGCCGCCCAGGCCCAGCAGCAGCCCGTCGCGAACGCGTCGAACCAGGTCACCCAGCCGACGCTTTCCTACGCGACGGATGCCTTCGGCCGGCCCCTCGGTGGAGCCGACGGCTCTGTCCCGCCGCACTTCGCAGCATCGGCTGCACCTTTCTCCTACGCTCCCCAGGGTGGCGGTCCGAACGGACCGACCGGCCCGTCATCGGCCCCCCATCCGAAGGACCCGGCCCGTCGCCGTGCCGGACTCAGCCTCGTTGCGGCGCTCGCGATCGGCGCCCTCATCGGCGGCGCATCCGGCGCCGGCGTGATGGCGCTCCTTTCCGGAGGCCAGGGCAACGGCACCCCCGTCAGCCAGGCCCAGGGTTCGAGCACCGTCGTCGTCAACAACACCGAGAGCGTCAACCAGATCACGGCAGCCACCGCGAAGGCCATGCCGAGCGTCGTCACCATCAACGCGACCAGCGGGACCTCCGGCGGCACCGGTTCCGGCGTCGTCCTCACCTCCGACGGCTATGTCCTGACCAACACCCACGTCGTGACACTCGACGGCGCGAGCGCAGACGCGACCCTCGAAGTCACGGCCAGCGACGGCAAGGTCTACAAGGCGACGATCGTCGGCACCGACCCGATCTCCGACCTCGCGGTCGTCAAACTGACCAACGCGAGCGGCCTCACCCCGATCAACTGGGCCGACTCGAGCAAGCTCAACATCGGCGACACCACGATCGCCATCGGCGCCCCGCTCGGTCTCTCCGGAACCGTCACGGACGGCATTGTCAGCGCCCTCAACCGGAGTATCTCGATCGCCTCATCGGCGGCGCCCACCACGGATACGCCGGACACCACGGCCCCGAGCACCGACAACCCCTACTTCTGGAACTTCGACCTCCCGAACAAGGACGGAAGCGCGCAGTCGACCACTCCGAGCACGACGAGCAGCATCTCGCTCTCTGTGATCCAGACGGATGCCGCGATCAACCCCGGCAACTCCGGCGGCGCCCTGCTCAACTCCAAGGGTGAACTGATCGGCATCAACGTCGCCATCGCCAACGCGGGCGGATCTTCCTCATCGGGAACGGCTGCCGGAAGCATCGGCGTCGGCTTCTCGATCCCGTCGAACCTCGCCAAGCGCGTCTCCGACGAGCTCATCGCCAACGGCAAGGCCACCCACGGCCTGCTCGGCGCGAGCATCACGAGCGCGACGAGCGACACGAGCAGCACGGTCGGCGCCCTCGTCAGCGAGGTCAGCTCGGGTGGCGCAGCCGAGAAGGCCGGCCTGAAGAAGGGCGACGTCGTCACAAAGTTCAACGGAGTGCCGATCACCGACGCTAAGGACCTCACCGCCCAGGTGCGGGTACTCGCCGCCGGCGCCACCGCCGAGCTCGTCTACGTCCGCGACGGCAAGTCCTACACCGTGACCGTCACGGTCGGGGAACTGTCCAGCTAG
- a CDS encoding glycosyltransferase family 2 protein — translation MPVLNDVLHVRAAVTSLLGQDYTGPFDVTLALAPSIDGTEELVAELAELDPRIRVVPNEIGSTPAGLNAAIRASAYPVVIRVDAHSVLPSDYARVAVDTLERTGADNVGGVMDARGTAPFQRAVARAYGTRIGLGGTPLHVGGPEGAAETVYLGCFRRDSLLRAGLFDETIKRGQDWELNRRLREQGGTVWFTPRLRVVYRPRPSLSRLARQMLSTGMWRGELARRFPADNGIRYFVPPVMVLLVTLGVALGLAGLVVPRLLLGWIAPVGYLLVVLGATVVVTRPDGGRSGVWFLLVLPCIHFCWGFGFLLGYLKLTSNIAARTGRHP, via the coding sequence ATGCCCGTGCTCAACGATGTGCTGCACGTCCGGGCCGCGGTCACGAGCCTCCTGGGCCAGGATTACACCGGTCCGTTCGACGTCACGCTGGCCCTCGCACCGAGCATCGACGGCACAGAGGAACTCGTCGCGGAACTCGCCGAACTCGACCCGCGCATCCGTGTCGTGCCCAACGAGATCGGATCGACCCCCGCCGGCCTCAACGCCGCGATCCGTGCATCCGCCTACCCCGTCGTGATCCGGGTCGACGCCCACTCCGTGCTGCCGAGCGACTATGCGCGCGTCGCCGTCGACACCCTCGAGCGCACCGGGGCAGACAACGTCGGCGGTGTCATGGACGCGCGGGGCACCGCTCCGTTCCAGCGCGCCGTCGCCCGGGCTTACGGCACCCGGATCGGCCTCGGCGGAACGCCCCTCCACGTCGGTGGGCCGGAGGGCGCCGCAGAGACGGTCTACCTCGGCTGCTTCCGCCGCGACAGTCTCCTGCGTGCCGGGCTCTTCGACGAGACCATCAAGCGCGGCCAGGACTGGGAACTCAACCGGCGCCTCCGCGAGCAGGGCGGCACGGTCTGGTTCACACCAAGGCTGCGCGTCGTCTACCGGCCCAGGCCGAGCCTGTCCAGACTCGCCCGCCAGATGCTGTCCACCGGAATGTGGCGCGGGGAACTTGCACGGCGCTTCCCCGCCGACAACGGCATCCGCTATTTCGTGCCTCCCGTGATGGTGCTCCTCGTCACCCTCGGCGTGGCCCTGGGCCTCGCCGGCCTCGTCGTACCGCGGCTGCTGCTGGGCTGGATCGCCCCGGTCGGATACCTGCTCGTCGTCCTCGGGGCCACCGTCGTCGTGACTCGCCCTGACGGCGGGCGCTCCGGCGTCTGGTTCCTTCTAGTCTTGCCCTGTATCCACTTCTGCTGGGGTTTCGGCTTCCTGCTCGGATACCTGAAACTAACCAGCAATATCGCGGCACGGACCGGGAGACACCCATGA
- a CDS encoding CDP-alcohol phosphatidyltransferase family protein — protein MTSHSHSTGRVRQSRPTSIAELRAVAQPPEVRLRANAEHWTASLYLRDVSPYLTWLLLKTSVTANGVTALMILVGWSTAAALLIPGVWGALLALILGQLQMLVDCCDGEVARWRGESSPAGVFLDKVGHYSTEALIPIAFGIRVAAYPFDSPDDFLWTTLALLLALVIVLNKALNDMVHVARANAGLTKLADRRGEQTPTPGRIAQLRRLARFLPFHRLYHSVELTILIFASAVIGRFVGEPLMDRIVLIALVPLSILALFGHFVAIMASRRVRS, from the coding sequence ATGACATCCCACTCACATTCCACCGGTCGGGTGCGCCAGTCCCGGCCGACGTCGATCGCCGAGTTGCGGGCCGTCGCGCAGCCGCCCGAGGTGCGGCTGCGGGCGAACGCCGAGCACTGGACGGCCTCGCTCTACCTGCGCGACGTGTCGCCGTATCTCACCTGGCTGCTGCTGAAGACGAGCGTGACCGCGAACGGTGTCACGGCGCTGATGATCCTCGTCGGCTGGTCGACCGCTGCGGCGCTGCTCATCCCCGGTGTCTGGGGGGCCCTGCTCGCGCTGATCCTCGGGCAGTTGCAGATGCTCGTCGACTGCTGCGACGGCGAAGTCGCGCGCTGGCGAGGCGAATCGTCGCCGGCCGGGGTCTTCCTCGACAAGGTCGGTCACTACTCGACGGAGGCGCTCATTCCGATCGCATTCGGCATCCGCGTGGCCGCGTATCCGTTCGACTCGCCGGACGATTTCCTCTGGACGACTCTCGCGTTGCTGCTCGCCCTCGTGATCGTGCTCAACAAGGCGCTCAACGACATGGTGCACGTCGCCAGGGCGAACGCGGGTCTCACCAAGCTCGCCGACAGGCGCGGTGAACAGACCCCGACTCCCGGCCGGATCGCTCAGTTGCGCAGGCTCGCCCGATTCCTGCCGTTCCACCGCCTGTACCACTCCGTCGAACTGACGATCCTGATCTTCGCCTCCGCGGTGATCGGCCGTTTCGTCGGCGAGCCGCTCATGGACCGGATCGTACTCATCGCCCTCGTGCCCCTGTCGATCCTCGCTCTCTTCGGCCATTTCGTCGCAATCATGGCGTCGCGCCGAGTCCGGTCCTGA
- a CDS encoding glycosyltransferase, with product MTDTVLPRVGVVVLTQGTRPDDLASGIRSVLAQQEVVLDVVCVGNGWVPTGLPDAVQALALTENLGIPAGRNRGVPLVTGEYLFFLDDDASIPDPRFLSRAVALLRADPSIGLLQPRVTDPTGALAPTRWIPRICKGAATESGAVFSVWEGAVLMPRAVFLATGGWAEPFFYAHEGIELAWRVWDQGLRTWYAGNLEANHPVIQPTRHADYYRLNARNRVWLARRNLPAVLVPVYAGSWLAIQLVRFRSDRPALRAWLAGFREGWRSDPGERRPISARTVWRMSLAGRPPIV from the coding sequence GTGACCGACACTGTGCTGCCGAGGGTCGGTGTCGTCGTGCTCACCCAGGGCACCCGGCCAGATGACCTCGCCAGCGGCATCCGCTCGGTGCTCGCCCAGCAGGAGGTCGTCCTCGACGTGGTCTGCGTGGGCAACGGCTGGGTGCCGACCGGGTTGCCGGATGCCGTCCAGGCGCTGGCCCTGACGGAGAACCTGGGCATCCCCGCCGGTCGCAATCGCGGTGTCCCCCTCGTGACGGGCGAGTACCTGTTCTTCCTCGACGACGACGCGAGCATCCCGGACCCCCGGTTCCTCAGTCGCGCCGTCGCGCTGCTCCGCGCGGACCCGTCGATCGGCCTGCTGCAACCCCGGGTGACCGATCCTACGGGCGCGTTGGCGCCGACCCGCTGGATTCCGCGCATCTGCAAGGGTGCCGCGACCGAGTCCGGCGCCGTCTTCTCGGTCTGGGAAGGTGCCGTGCTGATGCCCCGCGCGGTCTTCCTGGCCACCGGAGGCTGGGCCGAACCGTTCTTCTACGCGCACGAGGGTATCGAACTGGCGTGGCGGGTCTGGGACCAGGGGCTGCGCACCTGGTATGCGGGAAACCTCGAGGCGAACCACCCCGTCATCCAGCCCACCCGGCACGCCGACTACTACCGGCTGAACGCGCGCAACAGGGTCTGGCTCGCCCGGCGCAACCTGCCTGCCGTGCTGGTCCCGGTCTACGCCGGTTCCTGGCTCGCGATCCAGCTGGTGCGATTCCGCAGCGACCGGCCGGCACTCCGGGCCTGGCTCGCCGGATTCAGAGAGGGCTGGCGCAGCGACCCGGGGGAGCGTCGGCCGATCAGCGCCCGTACGGTCTGGCGGATGTCCCTGGCCGGCCGGCCCCCCATCGTCTGA
- a CDS encoding helix-turn-helix transcriptional regulator — MPEPKSEASRLLGLRLRQRRRELELNQESVAHRAGLNVSNYARIDRGNGNPTFHTLIRLADVLSLEVGELLTGLTKEQLPPDRDSLAVVDP, encoded by the coding sequence ATGCCGGAGCCGAAGTCAGAAGCGAGCCGCCTGCTGGGACTGCGCCTGCGGCAGCGCCGAAGGGAACTCGAGCTCAACCAGGAGTCTGTCGCGCACCGGGCCGGACTCAACGTGTCCAATTACGCAAGGATCGACCGCGGCAACGGGAATCCCACATTCCACACCCTGATCCGGCTTGCGGACGTGCTGAGCCTCGAGGTCGGGGAACTCCTCACGGGCCTGACCAAGGAGCAGCTGCCGCCCGATCGCGACAGCCTCGCCGTCGTCGATCCTTGA
- a CDS encoding ABC transporter ATP-binding protein → MTGTVRTPGSAATGAPVIALAGVGIRFRRNRRSRRSFKDLFASGARRTRPGEFWALRAVSFTVQRGEAIGVVGRNGQGKSTLLKLVTGVVLPDEGTVRVTEGVAPLIEITGGFVDDLTVRDNVYLTAGLHGMTKKQIGERFDEILEFAEIGDFVDTPYKHLSSGMKVRIAFAVISRLEEPIILVDEVLAVGDKAFREKCYRRIEELLTGGRTLFFVSHNERDLRRFCARGLYLDKGALVLDGPLDEVLARYDADYGVRPA, encoded by the coding sequence ATGACCGGAACAGTCCGGACACCGGGGTCGGCCGCGACCGGGGCGCCTGTGATTGCCCTGGCCGGGGTCGGCATCCGTTTTCGTCGTAACCGCCGCAGCAGGCGCAGCTTCAAGGACCTGTTCGCGAGCGGGGCCCGGCGCACCAGACCAGGCGAATTCTGGGCCCTGCGCGCCGTGTCGTTCACGGTGCAGCGCGGCGAGGCCATCGGCGTTGTCGGTCGCAACGGCCAGGGAAAGTCGACCCTGCTCAAGCTCGTGACCGGGGTCGTCCTGCCCGATGAGGGCACTGTGCGGGTGACGGAGGGCGTCGCACCGCTGATCGAGATCACCGGCGGTTTCGTCGATGACCTCACCGTGCGCGACAACGTCTATCTCACGGCGGGCCTGCACGGCATGACGAAAAAACAGATTGGCGAGCGTTTCGACGAGATTCTCGAATTCGCCGAGATCGGCGACTTCGTCGACACCCCGTACAAGCACCTCTCGAGCGGCATGAAGGTACGGATCGCCTTCGCGGTCATTTCCCGGCTCGAGGAGCCGATCATCCTCGTCGACGAGGTGCTCGCGGTCGGCGACAAGGCCTTCCGGGAAAAGTGCTATCGCCGGATCGAGGAACTGCTCACCGGCGGCCGCACCCTGTTCTTCGTCTCGCACAATGAACGCGACCTGCGTCGCTTCTGCGCCAGGGGTCTCTACCTCGATAAGGGCGCGCTCGTCCTCGACGGTCCACTCGACGAGGTCCTCGCCCGGTACGACGCCGACTACGGAGTGCGGCCCGCCTGA